Proteins found in one Subtercola endophyticus genomic segment:
- the holA gene encoding DNA polymerase III subunit delta, translating to MAAVRGSRPAAGRGGAKASSKSPPPVIPQLEWHQIRPAAVVLVSGTESFLAERSIRQLRDLLKAEDPSLEISDIDASSYAPGELLTMASPSLFGEPRLIRVSSVEKSTDDFILEAIDYLAYPADDTYVVLRHAGGVRGKRLLDAVRASSGDVIEVVCAELKKDSDRYDFAVAEFKAAGRRVSPSAIRALVSAFADDLAELSSACTQLIADTSDEITEATVAKYYSGRVETNAFAVADSAIAGRYGEALALLRHALATGADPVPMVAAFAMKLRTMAKVLGTRGGSGQLAGQLGLAPWQIDRARRDLQGWTGEGLGRSIQMLAETDENIKGATRDPVYSLERMIATVASRGER from the coding sequence ATGGCAGCAGTACGAGGGTCGCGCCCGGCGGCGGGTCGCGGCGGCGCCAAGGCGTCGTCGAAGTCGCCGCCGCCTGTCATTCCGCAGCTCGAATGGCACCAGATCAGGCCGGCCGCGGTCGTTCTGGTGTCGGGTACCGAGTCGTTTCTCGCCGAACGGTCCATCAGGCAGTTGCGCGACCTGCTCAAGGCAGAAGACCCGAGCCTCGAGATCAGCGACATCGACGCCTCGAGTTATGCGCCGGGCGAATTGCTCACCATGGCCAGCCCGTCGCTCTTCGGCGAGCCGCGTCTCATTCGTGTTTCGTCGGTCGAGAAGAGTACAGACGACTTCATTCTCGAAGCCATCGACTACCTGGCCTACCCCGCCGACGACACGTATGTCGTGTTGCGTCACGCCGGGGGAGTGCGGGGCAAGCGGCTGCTCGACGCCGTGCGCGCGAGTTCGGGCGACGTCATCGAGGTCGTCTGCGCCGAGCTGAAGAAAGACTCCGATCGTTACGACTTCGCTGTCGCCGAATTCAAGGCCGCCGGGCGCAGGGTGTCGCCGAGCGCGATTCGAGCGCTGGTCTCTGCTTTCGCCGACGATCTCGCTGAGTTGTCGAGCGCCTGCACGCAGCTGATTGCCGACACGAGCGACGAGATCACTGAAGCAACCGTCGCAAAGTACTACTCGGGCAGGGTCGAGACGAACGCGTTCGCCGTTGCCGACAGCGCCATTGCGGGGCGGTACGGCGAAGCACTCGCCCTCTTACGGCACGCGCTGGCGACAGGTGCAGACCCCGTGCCGATGGTCGCCGCGTTCGCGATGAAGTTGCGAACGATGGCCAAAGTGCTCGGCACACGCGGCGGTTCGGGCCAGTTGGCCGGCCAGCTGGGTCTAGCGCCCTGGCAGATCGACCGAGCACGTCGCGATCTGCAAGGCTGGACGGGTGAGGGCCTCGGCCGCAGCATCCAGATGCTCGCCGAGACCGACGAGAACATCAAAGGCGCCACCCGTGACCCCGTCTACTCCCTCGAGCGCATGATCGCCACCGTCGCCTCCCGCGGCGAGCGCTGA